One genomic segment of Rhizobium viscosum includes these proteins:
- the amn gene encoding AMP nucleosidase, protein MSKRIYPLSAFDISSPPPFEPQAFDDPARAVEVLTELYERNTSFLIDSFTKLAQGAPVTSRYRAFYPQVSIETASFGHVDSRLSYGHVTAPGVYTTTVTRPKLFKHYLKEQLLLLMKSHNVPVVVSESSTPIPLHFAFGEGAHVEASAAAFVDIPLRDLFDTPDLNTTDDEIANGEYLPPPGEPSPLAPFTAQRIDYSLARLSHYTATGAEHFQNFVLFTNYQFYIDEFCSWARKLMAEGGEGYTAFVEPGNIVTLAGSSVPETDAVLSRLPQMPAYHLKKKGHAGITMINIGVGPSNAKTITDHVAVLRPHAWLMLGHCAGLRNSQRLGDYVLAHAYMREDHVLDDDLPVWVPIPALAEVQVALEAAVAEITGYEGFELKRIMRTGTVGTIDNRNWELRDQAGPVKRLSQARAIALDMESATIAANGFRFRVPYGTLLCVSDKPLHGELKLPGMATAFYRTQVNQHLQIGIRAIQKLAAMPPEALHSRKLRSFFETAFQ, encoded by the coding sequence ATGAGCAAACGAATCTATCCCCTGTCCGCTTTCGACATTTCGTCCCCTCCCCCTTTCGAGCCGCAAGCCTTCGATGATCCGGCAAGAGCCGTCGAAGTTTTGACGGAACTCTATGAGCGCAACACATCGTTCCTGATCGACAGCTTCACGAAGCTCGCGCAAGGGGCGCCGGTTACCTCCCGCTACCGCGCTTTCTACCCGCAGGTCAGCATCGAGACGGCGAGCTTCGGCCATGTCGACTCCCGCCTCTCCTATGGTCATGTGACTGCACCGGGCGTCTATACGACGACGGTCACCCGGCCGAAGCTTTTCAAACATTATCTGAAGGAGCAGCTGCTGCTCCTGATGAAAAGCCACAATGTGCCTGTCGTCGTCTCGGAATCCTCGACGCCGATCCCGCTGCATTTCGCTTTCGGCGAGGGCGCGCATGTGGAAGCGTCGGCTGCGGCCTTCGTCGATATTCCGCTACGCGATCTCTTCGATACGCCCGACCTCAACACGACGGATGACGAGATCGCCAACGGCGAGTATCTGCCGCCACCGGGCGAGCCCTCACCGCTGGCACCCTTTACCGCACAGCGCATCGACTATTCGCTGGCCCGCCTGTCGCACTATACGGCGACCGGTGCCGAGCACTTCCAGAACTTCGTGCTGTTTACGAACTACCAGTTCTATATCGACGAGTTCTGCTCCTGGGCACGCAAACTGATGGCAGAAGGCGGCGAAGGCTATACGGCCTTCGTGGAGCCCGGCAATATCGTCACGCTGGCAGGATCGAGCGTTCCGGAAACGGATGCCGTGCTTTCCCGCCTGCCGCAGATGCCGGCCTACCACCTCAAGAAGAAGGGCCATGCCGGGATCACGATGATCAATATCGGCGTCGGTCCTTCCAACGCCAAGACGATCACCGACCATGTGGCCGTGCTTCGCCCGCATGCCTGGCTGATGCTCGGTCACTGCGCCGGCCTGCGCAACAGCCAGCGCCTCGGCGACTATGTTCTGGCGCATGCCTATATGCGCGAAGATCATGTGCTGGATGACGACCTGCCGGTCTGGGTGCCGATCCCGGCACTTGCCGAAGTGCAGGTGGCGCTCGAGGCTGCCGTTGCCGAGATCACAGGTTACGAAGGCTTCGAGCTGAAACGCATCATGCGCACCGGCACGGTCGGCACGATCGATAACCGCAACTGGGAACTGCGCGACCAGGCAGGCCCGGTGAAGCGCCTGTCGCAGGCTCGCGCCATCGCACTCGACATGGAATCGGCAACGATCGCCGCCAACGGCTTCCGCTTCCGCGTGCCTTACGGGACGCTGCTCTGCGTTTCCGACAAGCCGCTGCATGGCGAATTGAAGCTGCCGGGCATGGCGACCGCCTTCTACCGCACGCAGGTGAACCAGCATCTGCAGATCGGCATAAGAGCAATCCAGAAGCTTGCCGCCATGCCGCCGGAAGCCCTGCATTCGCGCAAGCTGCGCAGCTTCTTTGAGACGGCGTTTCAGTAA